GCTGCGCATCGGTCAGGCGCATGATCAGCATGTCGATGCGACCGCCGAAATAACCGGCAATCGTGCCGAGAGCGCAGCCGATGATGAGTGTCACGGCAATCGATGCAATACCGATCAGGAAGGAGTAACGCAGGCCGACAAGCGACCTCACCAGCATGTCGCGGCCGATCTGATCGGTGCCGAGCGGGTGGCCCCAGCTCCAGTTGTCACCGAGGAAAAGCGGCGGCAGAAGCCGGGCCTTCACATCCATCTTGGTCGGGTCGATGCCACTGATTTCCGGATAGAGCGCGGCGGCGATCGCAAGCAGCAGGAAGATTGCAAGGCCGATGCGGAAACCCGGTGTCGATGCGGCGCGATCGAATATGCGGCGCGCAATCGAGCGGCTTGCCATTTTCGATGTCATCGGGGTGTCGAGTGCGGATGTGATGGACATCAGTATTCAAGCCTCGAATCGATGGTGGTTGCGATGAGATCGACAACAATGTTGATCAACACAAAGATGGCGCTCGTGACGATCGCTATCCCCTGGATCAACGGAAAGTCGCGCTGCAGCACGGCATTGATGGTCAGAAGGCCGAGCCCGGGATAATCGAAGATATATTCAACGATGATGACGCCGCCGAGCAGGCTGGAAAATTGCACGCCGAGCAGGTTGAGAAGCGGCACCGAAGCGTTGCGCAGCGCATGGTTGGAGATGATCCTCGAACGGCTCAGGCCACGTACGCGGCCAACCGACACATAGGGCTCCATCATCTGGCCGGATACGGAACTGACCAATGTGCGGATCAGTACGGGAGACAGTTCCACCGCCAGCACTATTGCTGGCAGGATAGTGTAGGCAAAGCCCTGATATCCAATTGCAGGCAGCCATCCGAGCTTGACCGAGAAGAGCAATGCCAGAACGATGCCGAGCCAGAAATTCGGTAGCGAGATAAATATCGATGATATGTAAAAGGCGAGCTTGTCCGGCCACCTGCCGATTGAAAGCCCGCCGGCGATACCGATGATTGCCGAGAAGATCAGTGCGATCACCAGCGTCACGGCCGCCAGTTGAAGCGTCATTGGAAGTGCATCGAAAATCAGGTCGAAGACTTTTGCTCGTTCGCCGCGAGTTGTGTCGTTGAATGTCGCGCCACCGGTCGAAGCGCCGTTTGCCGGGCGCACAAAGGACTGGCCGAGATCGCCGCGAACCACGCCGCCCATATAGCGACCGAATTGCACCAATATCGGATCGCGAAGACCCATGTCGGTCGCGATCTTTTCGATCAGTGCTTCGGGCGCCATGCCACCCGCCATGAGGCGCACCGGGTCGCCTGGCACCACCCGCAACAGGGTAAAGATCAGCAAGGACACAAGGAATATGATGATGGCGCCCTGAACGAGGCGGCGCATAAGGAAGTTCACGGCAAACATTCAGTCACTCCGCTCGAAAAGCCACGGGCAAGTCCACACGCCGCCGGATGGTGCGCGGCGTGTGGCTGATGACGGTCAGGCAGCAGGCTTGGCGGCGTCTATCGATCCGTCGGGATAGATGTACATGCCCTCAAAGTCCTTCTGCATTGCGTGGATCATCACGGATGTGAAAAGCGAGAGGGCCGGCATCTTGGAAGCGATGAGCGGCATTGTTTCTTCCTGGAGGATTTTCTGGCGTTCTTCCAATGTCGGTGCAGAACGCTCCTTGTCGAGGCTGGCATCGATCTCCTTGTCCTCAATGCCGCAAATGCGGTGCGAGGTGGAATGGAAATGGGTGCGGAGAACGAGATCCGGTTCCGGAGAAGCTGTCGACCAGCCGCAATCGACCATATGACCCGGGCCGCCGCCGGGGCGATGGTAGAGCTGCTCGTTCCAGGCTGCCGGCTCAAGCACCGTCAGGCTGACGTTGAAGCCCTGCTCCTGTAACATGGCAGTCAGCATCTCACCGTACTCCTTGGTTTTCGGGTAGAAGCCAACGGAGGTGATGTATTCAAGCGGGGGCAGTCCCTTGCCGTTCGGGAACCCTGCCTCGGCAAGCAAAGCCTGTGCTTTCTCCGGGTCGAATTTTGGATAATTCGGCAGGTCGACATACCCAAATTTGACCGGCGAGACAAAATTTGACGAGGCATGTCCGGCCGAGCCCATCAGCTCCATGATCATGTCACGATCAATCGAATGGCAGGCGGCAAGGCGGATGCGCGGATCGTCGAAAGGAGGTTTGGAGCAGCGAAACCACAGATATTTGTTTTCGACCGAAACGACCTTGTTGATGTAGATCGCGGGATTGTCCTTGATGGAATCCACCTGTTCGGGCTCCAGGCGCTCAACGATTGAGGCCTGGCCATTCATCAGCGACAGCATGCGGGTGGTGGAATCGCCGGTGAAGGTGAAGTTAATGCCGGGGATGGCCGGCTTGCCTTTGAAGTAGCCGTCAAAGGCCTGCATCACGGTGTCGTTGCCGCGCTGTTCGACGAATTTGAACGGACCGGTGCCATTGAGCCGCTGGGAGAGTGGGCCGCCGGGGCCACCAGCGACATCCTTGGCCGACATGATCGGCAGGAAGGATGCAAGAAATACGAAGAGATGGGCAGGATAGCCACCCTTCGATGTGTCGACGATGACGGTGTAATCGTCAGGTGTTTCGATCGTCAGCGTCTCGGTCGGGCCGGGATACCACTGCGCGGGACGATCTGCCCGGGAACCATATTCGAACGTTGCCTTGACATCCTCTGCCTTGAACGGCTTGCCGTCATGGAAGACGATGCCTTCGCGCAGCTTGATCTGCAGTCGGTGAGGGTCAAGTAATTTGATATCTGTCGCCAGTTCGTAAACGACCGCTCCCGGATCATCGAGTTTCATCGGCGTGCGGGTAAGAAAGCCCATCACGAAACCTTCGATATTTTTCTGCGAAAGAGTCGTGTGAGCGGTCGGATCCCAGTTGCCGGTGATGTTTTCGGCCGACAGGAAGGTCATGGTCTTTGCGGTCTGCGCGAAGGCCGACGAGATGAAGAAGTCAGGATTAATCTGCATATAGCCGGCGACGGCGGCTGCGCCCACGGATCCTTGCAGGAAGCGACGACGATTGATTTCCGAACACATCGAGTTCCCCTTTTTTTCTCTTGAAAACCGTCATATCAGTCAAAACGGTCAAATCAGTCATAAGCAAAAGGCGTGCCAACTCGAAAAAATCGCGGAAATCCGCGATTCAGAGCAAAGTTTTTGTGGGATTTGACCATTTATTGGTCGAATGAGAAGGAATTAATCGGCGGGTGTTGTCAGTCGTGACGCTGCTTTCCGCTATGAACAATTCAAAGCCGCCTAATTTAACGACACTGTCGAAACATTCGGGCGAGCGATGCTCGCCTGTTTCTGGCCCAGTTTCGAGAATGGAACTGGCGATTGAACCGCTCATACAGCCGAAGCGCTAGCCCAATATCAGTCACTGCGCGGGCGATTCCTTCATATGAGCATCAACAGCGGTCGCTGAAAGTTCATGCTAGGCATACCGAGCTTGTTTCAGCAAACCGGCTTGAAATGGCGATACCGCTCCTGACTGGTGGTAATGGTGCAAAGCTTTATCGTTTCCAGCGTTCAAATTACCGGCCCGTCTCAATGAGGCGGGCCGATGCTTGGGCCGGATCAGGACAGATGGTGCGGCTTATGCTGCCCATAAACCGGTGTCTTCAGGCCAACCTGCCTGGCTTTGAGCTGGAGCGACAGATATTGCGAGTAATGGCGGGACTGATGCAGGTTGCCGCCGTGGAACCATAGGGCCTGCTGTTGGGTCGGCTTCCACATATTGCGCTGTTCACCTTCCCATGGTCCAGGGTCCTTGGTTGTGTCGGAACCGAGCCCCCAGCATTTGCCCACCTTGTCCGCCACCTCACGTGAAATCAGATCGGCCGCCCAGCCGTTCATTGAACCATAACCGGTCGCATAGACCACCAGATCGGCGGGCAGTTCCGTGCCGTCCTTTAGCACAACAGCATTTTCCGTCAGGTGCGAGATATCCACCCCGGATTTCAGCTTGATCGAGCCGTTGATTACGAGGTCACAGGCCCCGACATCGATGTAATAACCCGACCCACGGCGCAGATATTTCATGAACAGGCCGGACTCGTCATCGCCGAAATCGAGCATGAAGCCAGCCTTCTCCAGTGCGGCATAAAAATCGGCATCCTGTTCGCGGATTCGGTTGTAAACCGGAACCTGGAATTCATGCATGATCCTGTAGGGCAAGGATGCGAAGATAAGGTCCGCCTTACGCGTCGTCATGCCGCTTGCCACAGCCCGCTCGGAATAGAGGTCGCCGAGACCGATATCCATCAGCGAGTCCGATTTGACGATATGGGTGGAGGAACGCTGCAGCATGGTAACATCAGCCCCGGCCTCCCAAAGTGCTGCGCAGATGTCATGGGCGGAGTTGTTGGAACCGATGACAACGACCTTCCTGCCGGCATAGGCGTCCGGACCCGGATGCTGCGAGGAATGCTGCTGCTCGCCCTTGAAGATATCCTGGCCGGGTAGTTTGGGAATATTCGCCTTGCCGGACATGCCGGTCGCCAGCACCAGCTGTTTCGGCCGCAGCACGACCTCCTTGCCGGCGCGGTCGACAACCACGGTCCATTCGCCCGTCGCTTCGTCATATTGGGCCGACTTGCAGGTGGTGGAGCCCCAATAATTCAGCTCCATGACCTTTGTATACATTTCCAGCCAGTCACCCACCTTGTCCTTGGGCGTGAAGACCGGCCAGTTTTCCGGGAAGGGAATGTAGGGCAGGTGATCGTACCAGACGGGGTCATGCAGGCAGAGCGACTTGTAGCGCTTGCGCCAGCTGTCGCCCGGCCGTTCATTCTTTTCGATGATGATCGTTGGCACGCCGAGCTGGCGCAGGCGGGCGCCGAGTGCAATGCCACCCTGTCCGCCACCGATGATGACGATATAGGGCTGTTCCGAATAGCCGAGTTCGGCGGCCTCAGTCTCACGTTTTTCTTTCCAGGTTCGGCGGTTGCGGTCATGGCCGTGTTCGGCGCCCATGGGCCGGCGAATGCCTTTCGGTTCTTCGTGGCCCTTGAGTTCGCTCATTGTGGTGAGCAGGGTCCAGATGAGCCCGTCCTTCAGGCGGATGTGGCCATAACCACGGGCAACCCCGGTTTCGAACTCGAACCAGCCTTCGGTGACACCGCCACCTTCCGAAGCCTGCTCCTTCACATCCTGCACGAAGCCCGAGGGTTTGGTGGCGGAAAGCTGGCTCGTCAGCATGTCGCGGATTTGCTCACGGCCCTCCAGTGTCTTCAGGTTCCAGGTGAAAGTCACGAGATCGCGCCAGTAACAATCGGCCTGAAACAGGTTGACGGCCGCGTCTATGTCTCCATTTTCCAGCGCATTGCCGAGTTTGGAAAGAACCGTGTCGATTTTGGTGGCGGGACTGACATCAAGCATATTCATCTCCTCCAAGGTGCTTGGTCTGATGGTGGAGCGACGAAATCGCCGCCCCCGAAAGCTAGTGGCCTCCGCATGCCGGGCTCCTCTTCCCGGCAAACAGAGGCAAAAGCCTATTTCGAAAGATCGATCAGGATCTTCAGATGGGTGCCGGCGGGGTCGAGCAGGGCGTCAAATCCCTCCGACACGGCCGTATCGAGCGTGATGCGTTTGGTAACGATCTTCGTCGCCGGCAGCAGCCCGGAGGCGATGAGCCGGATGACCCGCGGCCAGTAATGGGTCGGATAGGCCCATGAGCCCTTGATCTCCAGGTCGCGGAATGTCACCTGGAACCAGTCGATCGGGTTTTCATGCGGATGCAGCCCGGTCTGGACGACGACGCCCTGTTTGCGCACCGCATCGACGCAGGCCTTGAGCGCATGTTCATTGCCCACGCATTCAATGGCGACATCGCAGCCCACATTGCCTTCCGTTGCCGAGCGCACGACATCGCCGACATTCTCCCGCTTCGGGTTGATGGTGATGACATCGGGAATGACGCTGCGGGCAAGGTCAAGACGGGCATCATTGAGATCGGATACAAAGAGCTGCGCGGCGCCGGCCGCACGCGCTGCCAGAAGCGTCAGCATGCCGATCGGGCCGGCGCCTGTGACCAGAACGCTGTTACCGGCGGTGACTCCGCCGCGGTCGCAGGCATAAACGGCGACGGCCGAAGGTTCGACAAGTGCCGCCTCTTCATCCGTCATCCCGTCGGGAATCTTCTGGACGTTATATTCGTTGACGAGTGCGGCTTCCGCCATGCCGCCGCCATCCCAGCTGAGACCGACCAGCGCCAGCTGCGTGCTGAGATGAAATAGGCCACGATCCGCGAAATAATCGCCGGATCGCGGCATGACAAGCGGCTGTATCGAAACGCGGTCTCCCACCTTCACCGAAGTCACGCCTTCGCCGATGGCCTCCACGACACCGCCGAATTCGTGACCGAGGATTTGCGGGCCATAGGCGCCGGTAAAGGGGTGCGGTTCGGTGGGTATGAAGATCGGGCCGTAACTATATTCATGCAGATCGGTGCCGCAGATACCAACGAACCGGTTACGGACGAGAACCTGTCCCGGCCCCGGCCGTTTCGGCTCGGGAATGACTTCAACCCGCAGGTCCTTTGCTGCATGAAATCTGAGCGCGCGCATGTTTTCTCCTCAATGGCTCTTGATGCCGGAGAAGGTGCAATGCCCGTGCCAGCACGGTTTGCCGTGCCGGAAGCCCAAAATTGCGGGGTTTTACCAGAATGCCGGTTTTGTATGGCGCCACAGCTGTGGCGCAACAGGCGTGGCGTATGCCTCACTTGTTCTAGTGAGGTTTTCCGATGCCGAGGCGTCGCATTCGCCGGTGCATCGTCGTGCGATCAATGCCGAGCCGGCGTGCGGCCTCCGACACATTGCCGTTGCAGGCGGCGAGAAGCGCGCCGAGGTCCGCGCCATGACTGTCAATCAAGGTTGCTGACGTTGCGGAGGCGAGATGATCGGGAAGGTCTTCCGCCGTAATCAGCCCGTCGTCGCAAAGGGCAGCGGCAAAGGCTATCGCGTTGTCCAGCTCGCGGATATTGCCGGGCCAGCGATGGCCGAGGATCAACATCCGGGCGGCGTTGGACAGCGTGAGGGGACGATCAGGCAGCCCATGTTTTTCGAGAATTTTATTGAGTAGCCAGAGGAAGTCATCACGCTCGCACAGCGCCGGCAAGGTCAACACGGCCGCATTCAGACGGTAATAGAGATCTTCGCGGAATGCACCGGTGCGAACCATGTCGCTCAAGGGGCGGTGCGATGCCGAAATTACCCTGAAATCCACCTTCTGCGGTGTGGAGCCACCAACGGGCAGGATCTCGCCTTCGGCCAGCACCCGCAACAGCCGACTTTGTGCCGCAAACGGCATGTCGCCGATCTCGTCGAGGAAAAGCGTCCCGCCCTGCGCCTCTTCCACCAGTCCCTTGCGTCCTTTCGCCAACGCGCCCGTGAAGGCCCCGGGCAGATAACCGAACAATTCGCTCTCGATCAGCTGTTCGGGAATGGCGGCGCAATTGACAGCGACGAAGCGCCCGGAAACGCCGCTGGCGTCATGGACGATACGTGCGAGATGCTCCTTGCCGGTTCCGGTCTGGCCCTGCAGTAGGATCGGCAGTTTTGCAGGCGCCAGTTTTTCCACCTTGCGCCTGAGATTTCGAACCGCCGGCCCATCGCCGCCGATCTCTGTCATGACTGGCTGGGATTTTGGACGGGCAAGCGGCACGGTCGACCGGCGTTGTTGCGGTTCGATCGCGTGCGCATAAAGAACCGTGCCGTCCTTCACGACGATGCGCCTTTCCTGCGGCAGGCTTGACCGGGTGAGGGAAGCAAGTTCGTCAAAGCCGGCTTCGAAAAACTCCTCCACCCGCTCCCCGAGGAGACGTTCCGGCATGCGCCAGTCAAGCCCGCGCGATGCGGCGAGAAGGCGGGCGGCGGCATGCGTCATGCCCGTAATCCGGCCGGAACCATCCACCGACAGGGCCGCTTCGGGATCGACATCCAGAAATTCGGGGGCGCCTGCAAAGCGCAGCACGAGATCATGACGGCTGCTGGCCATCAGATTTGCCAGTTCGATTCTTCGCACGGTCGATGAAACCAGATGGCGCGCCATGTTCTGGCTCGTCTTGAGGATCGGTGAACTCAGGAGCGAAATATCCAGCACCGCCGTCAATGCGCCCTGCGTATCGTAGATCGGCGCAGCCGTGCAGGAGAGTGGCGTATGCGTCACATCGAAATGGTCGGTCTGATGGATCGTCAGCGCCTCGCCGGTGGCGATGCAGGCGCCGACGGCGCAGGTGCCGGCACGCGGTTCCGACCATTCCGAGCCGAGGTAAAGCCCGGCCTTGCGGAGATTGTTATTGAATGACGGGTCGCCCAGAAACTCGACCGTCACCCCTTGTCGATCCGAAAGAAGAAGAACGTAATTTTGCTCCGCCACCTGCCGATACAGTCGTTCCAGGCCGGAACGGGCGATATGGACGAGGTCTTCCGCCCGCTGGCGGTGCTCACGCAGACACGTCTCCGAGACGATGACCGCTTCTCGCGCCTTTGCTGGATCCAGCTGATAGGTATCAAGACAACGCCGCCAGGATTCGAGCACCACCGCATCCCGGCCGGTGTTCCTGCCTTGCCCGACGTGCTCGATTTCCTTGATGTGATCAGAAAAACCCATAAACCACCGGCTCTGGACAGCCGCCTCCCGTGATTTTTCAGGCGATCATAGCCAGTTTTATGAAATCTGGCTAACCTTCCGGCGATTTTTTAGCGCATGGGCTCGATTGCTGCGGCAACGAATCGACCGGGTTCGCGTCTCGTCAACTGACACCCTTCAGGCTGCGTGACCGCAAACGTCGCAGCCGGACTTCCATCTGCCTCTTGGCCTGAATGTCGCCTCGCCTGATGGCCACCAAGATGCCTTCCACCCATGCCGCAATGGCGCCGTCGTCATCTCCCAGCCGTGCGCGACATTCGCCGAGTTCGGCCCAGACCGCGGAATAGTCGGGATCCTGCCGGATGGCCGCCTGGAGATGATGGGCGGCATCTTCGAACTGCCCCGTCGTAGCCAGAGACTTCGCGATTGAAAAGCGCAGGAGCGGACCGTCCCGTCCGTCTTCAAGCATTCTCATGAGTTTTTCTATCATCACTATCCCGTTGCAATGGTGAAGCACCCTGCAATCGGTACGACCTCAAGCGCTGTTGAGGTCAAGTGGCATTTCGCTTGTCATCGCGCCATGCGGCGTAATGCAAGGGGATCCCATATGTCATCGAGCGGGCCTTCGAGAGCGGTTCGCGGCGGAATGAGTGTCGGTTCGATAATGGTGACTTCGGGCTCGGTCCGG
This portion of the Agrobacterium tumefaciens genome encodes:
- a CDS encoding sigma-54-dependent Fis family transcriptional regulator; translated protein: MGFSDHIKEIEHVGQGRNTGRDAVVLESWRRCLDTYQLDPAKAREAVIVSETCLREHRQRAEDLVHIARSGLERLYRQVAEQNYVLLLSDRQGVTVEFLGDPSFNNNLRKAGLYLGSEWSEPRAGTCAVGACIATGEALTIHQTDHFDVTHTPLSCTAAPIYDTQGALTAVLDISLLSSPILKTSQNMARHLVSSTVRRIELANLMASSRHDLVLRFAGAPEFLDVDPEAALSVDGSGRITGMTHAAARLLAASRGLDWRMPERLLGERVEEFFEAGFDELASLTRSSLPQERRIVVKDGTVLYAHAIEPQQRRSTVPLARPKSQPVMTEIGGDGPAVRNLRRKVEKLAPAKLPILLQGQTGTGKEHLARIVHDASGVSGRFVAVNCAAIPEQLIESELFGYLPGAFTGALAKGRKGLVEEAQGGTLFLDEIGDMPFAAQSRLLRVLAEGEILPVGGSTPQKVDFRVISASHRPLSDMVRTGAFREDLYYRLNAAVLTLPALCERDDFLWLLNKILEKHGLPDRPLTLSNAARMLILGHRWPGNIRELDNAIAFAAALCDDGLITAEDLPDHLASATSATLIDSHGADLGALLAACNGNVSEAARRLGIDRTTMHRRMRRLGIGKPH
- a CDS encoding ABC transporter substrate-binding protein; protein product: MCSEINRRRFLQGSVGAAAVAGYMQINPDFFISSAFAQTAKTMTFLSAENITGNWDPTAHTTLSQKNIEGFVMGFLTRTPMKLDDPGAVVYELATDIKLLDPHRLQIKLREGIVFHDGKPFKAEDVKATFEYGSRADRPAQWYPGPTETLTIETPDDYTVIVDTSKGGYPAHLFVFLASFLPIMSAKDVAGGPGGPLSQRLNGTGPFKFVEQRGNDTVMQAFDGYFKGKPAIPGINFTFTGDSTTRMLSLMNGQASIVERLEPEQVDSIKDNPAIYINKVVSVENKYLWFRCSKPPFDDPRIRLAACHSIDRDMIMELMGSAGHASSNFVSPVKFGYVDLPNYPKFDPEKAQALLAEAGFPNGKGLPPLEYITSVGFYPKTKEYGEMLTAMLQEQGFNVSLTVLEPAAWNEQLYHRPGGGPGHMVDCGWSTASPEPDLVLRTHFHSTSHRICGIEDKEIDASLDKERSAPTLEERQKILQEETMPLIASKMPALSLFTSVMIHAMQKDFEGMYIYPDGSIDAAKPAA
- a CDS encoding NAD(P)/FAD-dependent oxidoreductase; the encoded protein is MLDVSPATKIDTVLSKLGNALENGDIDAAVNLFQADCYWRDLVTFTWNLKTLEGREQIRDMLTSQLSATKPSGFVQDVKEQASEGGGVTEGWFEFETGVARGYGHIRLKDGLIWTLLTTMSELKGHEEPKGIRRPMGAEHGHDRNRRTWKEKRETEAAELGYSEQPYIVIIGGGQGGIALGARLRQLGVPTIIIEKNERPGDSWRKRYKSLCLHDPVWYDHLPYIPFPENWPVFTPKDKVGDWLEMYTKVMELNYWGSTTCKSAQYDEATGEWTVVVDRAGKEVVLRPKQLVLATGMSGKANIPKLPGQDIFKGEQQHSSQHPGPDAYAGRKVVVIGSNNSAHDICAALWEAGADVTMLQRSSTHIVKSDSLMDIGLGDLYSERAVASGMTTRKADLIFASLPYRIMHEFQVPVYNRIREQDADFYAALEKAGFMLDFGDDESGLFMKYLRRGSGYYIDVGACDLVINGSIKLKSGVDISHLTENAVVLKDGTELPADLVVYATGYGSMNGWAADLISREVADKVGKCWGLGSDTTKDPGPWEGEQRNMWKPTQQQALWFHGGNLHQSRHYSQYLSLQLKARQVGLKTPVYGQHKPHHLS
- a CDS encoding tetratricopeptide repeat protein, yielding MIEKLMRMLEDGRDGPLLRFSIAKSLATTGQFEDAAHHLQAAIRQDPDYSAVWAELGECRARLGDDDGAIAAWVEGILVAIRRGDIQAKRQMEVRLRRLRSRSLKGVS
- a CDS encoding 2,3-butanediol dehydrogenase, with the translated sequence MRALRFHAAKDLRVEVIPEPKRPGPGQVLVRNRFVGICGTDLHEYSYGPIFIPTEPHPFTGAYGPQILGHEFGGVVEAIGEGVTSVKVGDRVSIQPLVMPRSGDYFADRGLFHLSTQLALVGLSWDGGGMAEAALVNEYNVQKIPDGMTDEEAALVEPSAVAVYACDRGGVTAGNSVLVTGAGPIGMLTLLAARAAGAAQLFVSDLNDARLDLARSVIPDVITINPKRENVGDVVRSATEGNVGCDVAIECVGNEHALKACVDAVRKQGVVVQTGLHPHENPIDWFQVTFRDLEIKGSWAYPTHYWPRVIRLIASGLLPATKIVTKRITLDTAVSEGFDALLDPAGTHLKILIDLSK
- a CDS encoding ABC transporter permease, whose protein sequence is MFAVNFLMRRLVQGAIIIFLVSLLIFTLLRVVPGDPVRLMAGGMAPEALIEKIATDMGLRDPILVQFGRYMGGVVRGDLGQSFVRPANGASTGGATFNDTTRGERAKVFDLIFDALPMTLQLAAVTLVIALIFSAIIGIAGGLSIGRWPDKLAFYISSIFISLPNFWLGIVLALLFSVKLGWLPAIGYQGFAYTILPAIVLAVELSPVLIRTLVSSVSGQMMEPYVSVGRVRGLSRSRIISNHALRNASVPLLNLLGVQFSSLLGGVIIVEYIFDYPGLGLLTINAVLQRDFPLIQGIAIVTSAIFVLINIVVDLIATTIDSRLEY